From Paenibacillus graminis, a single genomic window includes:
- the groES gene encoding co-chaperone GroES, producing MIKPLGERVLVEPSEQEQTTSFGIVLPDSSKEKPQEGRIIAVGSGALKDGVRVPLEVKEGDRVLFSKYAGTEIKYEGKEYLIMKESDIHAILD from the coding sequence ATGATCAAACCACTAGGTGAACGCGTATTGGTAGAACCAAGCGAGCAAGAGCAAACCACTTCTTTCGGAATTGTGCTGCCGGATTCCTCCAAAGAGAAGCCGCAGGAAGGCAGAATTATCGCTGTAGGCAGCGGTGCCCTGAAAGACGGAGTACGTGTTCCGCTTGAAGTTAAAGAAGGCGACCGTGTGCTGTTCTCGAAATATGCCGGAACTGAAATTAAATACGAAGGCAAAGAATATTTGATTATGAAAGAAAGCGACATTCACGCGATTCTCGACTAA